The Thermothielavioides terrestris NRRL 8126 chromosome 2, complete sequence genome includes a region encoding these proteins:
- a CDS encoding glycoside hydrolase family 55 protein (CAZy_ID 269753) yields MKCAFALLWAMALVATATYWMEEIRHQGVAPFNPENGYQVFRNVKEWGAKGDGAINAAISSGRCGGPRCIGSTTTPAVVYFPPGTYLITTPIVGFYYTQIIGDPTDMPVIKGAPSFPTEAIGLLDADPYMDNGKLNFQATNVFFRQLRNLVFDTRAIRGTAIAVHWPSSQATLIQNCAFRLSSHPEDNHVGIFMEEGSGGMMTDLVFYGGKRGALFGNQQYTMRNLTFYGSDTAIEQIWNWGWTYKSLNVVGCRVGINMSSQDVGSVTLLDSSFVNVGTALVTGKTPGNATGLGSLVIQNVAYTNVPIVLQASDGQPLLLGDANGTVYDAGYARGNIYTPHGPALLEGRGFPFSQPSTLKLGDRYYERSKPQYEHCPASSFLSSRDYHAAGNGKADDTTPLNNLFRTAADSSYIAFLDAGYYLVTDTVFIPPNTRVVGEALAAVIMGVGSKFSDPRNPRPVVQVGRPGDVGLVEISDIIVSTQGPAAGAILIEYNLNTPAAENMCNPNSPPSGLWDVHVRVGGFAGSQLQVAECPVTPDRPNYVNPACIAGYMSMHITPSARNVYMENNWVWVADHDIDDRESTKISVFVPRGLLVEGARVWLVGSSVEHHTLYQYQLVNAADVWMGQIQTETPYYQPNPPAPFPFALLNPALHDPDFGLDCQPGPFHSSPSTLAGGPPCAMAWGLRILNSRNVVVFGAGLYSFFNNYATNCSTARAGETCQARILWIGPEGPPSGSAAHANGIGTGGGRGSGGAPLGVELYNLNTIGSNRATFASTLAAFRCGL; encoded by the exons ATGAAGTGCGCGTTCGCGCTGCTGTGGGCCATGGCGTTGGTCGCAACGGCGACCTACTGGATGGAAGAAATCCGACACCAGGGCGTTGCGCCTTTTAACCCGGAGAACGGTTACCAGGTCTTCAGGAACGTGAAAGAATGGGGAGCCAAGGGAGATGGAG CCATCAACGCCGCCATCAGCTCTGGACGATGCGGCGGCCCTCGTTGCATCGGATCGACCACCACCCCTGCCGTTGTCTACTTCCCGCCTGGTACTTATCTCATCACCACGCCAATTGTCGGCTTCTACTACACCCAGATTATCGGTGACCCTACCGACATGCCCGTCATCAAGGGCGCCCCAAGCTTCCCCACCGAGGCAATCGGCCTTCTGGATGCTGATCCCTACATGGACAATGGCA AGCTCAACTTCCAGGCGACGAATGTCTTCTTCCGCCAGCTGCGTAACCTGGTGTTCGACACGAGGGCCATCCGCGGCACCGCAATTGCGGTCCATTGGCCGTCATCCCAAGCGACCCTGATCCAAAACTGTGCGTTCAGGCTGTCTTCTCATCCGGAGGACAACCACGTCGGCATCTTTATGGAAGAGGGCAGCGGAGGCATGATGACCGACCTGGTTTTCTACGGCGGCAAGCGGGGCGCCCTGTTTGGGAACCAGCAGTACACCATGCGGAACCTCACCTTCTACGGCTCTGACACTGCCATCGAACAGATATGGAACTGGGGATGGACCTACAAGTCGCTCAACGTTGTCGGCTGCCGGGTGGGCATTAACATGTCTTCCCAGGACGTTGGATCTGTCACTTTGCTCGACAGCTCGTTCGTCAATGTCGGTACGGCTCTAGTGACTGGGAAGACCCCTGGGAACGCTACCGGCCTCGGCTCCTTGGTGATACAGAACGTCGCCTACACGAATGTCCCGATAGTCCTGCAAGCTTCAGACGGTCAGCCCCTCCTGTTGGGCGACGCAAACGGGACCGTCTACGACGCAGGCTATGCGCGG GGCAACATTTATACGCCTCACGGACCTGCACTGCTCGAGGGGCGCGGTTTCCCGTTCTCCCAGCCATCAACCCTCAAACTCGGCGACCGCTACTACGAGAGATCAAAGCCACAATACGAGCACTGTCCTGCCTCCTCGTTTTTATCATCTCGTGATTACCACGCCGCGGGAAATGGCAAGGCCGATGACACCACTCCACTGAACAATCTGTTCCGGACCGCTGCGGACTCATCATACATCGCCTTCCTGGATGCCGGATACTACCTCGTCACTGACACCGTGTTCATTCCGCCCAACACTCGGGTCGTTGGCGAAGCTCTGGCCGCCGTGATCATGGGAGTTGGCAGCAAGTTCTCGGACCCAAGAAACCCACGTCCTGTGGTTCAGGTTGGAAGACCGGGGGATGTCGGGTTGGTTGAGATCAGCGACATCATCGTGTCGACGCAGGGTCCGGCCGCAGGGGCCATCCTGATTGAATACAACCTCAacacgccggccgccgagaaTATGTGCAACCCGAACAGCCCGCCTTCGGGACTCTGGGACGTCCATGTCCGCGTTGGGGGGTTCGCCGGTTCCCAGCTTCAGGTTGCCGAATGTCCCGTCACGCCGGACCGACCGAACTACGTCAACCCGGCATGCATCGCTGGGTACATGAGCATGCACATCACTCCGAGCGCCCGGAACGTGTACATGGAGAACAACTGGGTGTGGGTGGCAGACCACGACATCGACGACCGGGAATCCACCAAGATCAGTGTGTTCGTGCCTCGAGGGCTGCTCGTTGAGGGCGCGCGCGTCTGGCTGGTAGGCAGCTCCGTCGAGCACCACACCCTGTACCAGTATCAGCTGGTCAACGCCGCAGACGTGTGGATGGGCCAGATCCAGACCGAGACGCCTTACTACCAGCCGAACCCGCCCGCGCCTTTCCCTTTCGCCCTGCTCAACCCGGCCCTGCACGACCCCGACTTCGGACTCGACTGCCAGCCTGGCCCCTTCCACAGCAGCCCGTCGACGCTAGCCGGCGGCCCGCCCTGCGCCATGGCATGGGGCCTGCGCATCCTGAACTCGCGCAACGTGgtcgtcttcggcgccggcctgtACAGCTTCTTCAACAACTACGCCACGAACTGCAgcacggcgagggcgggcgAGACCTGCCAGGCGCGCATCCTGTGGATTGGGCCGGAGGGCCCCCCTTCGGGTTCGGCCGCGCACGCGAACGGGATCGGGACCGGAGGTGGGAGAGGGAGCGGCGGTGCGCCGTTGGGCGTCGAGCTGTACAACCTCAACACCATCGGCAGC AACCGCGCCACGTTTGCGAGCACGCTGGCGGCGTTTCGCTGTGGGCTGTGA